The genomic stretch taaagagagggtgcttggaaagcttagtgaagcATGTGCAAGGAAATCATTTTGGACCTAAAATTCTGGCACTATGTAGTAACATCAGTCAACTTTTCTATAGCAAAGTGTGGGCAGCCAGCATCATAAAGTTTGCACACTTGTGATTAAATGAGGTGGAAAGCAGGTGAAAAAGTCTGAAAAGGGGAGTGGTGCCCACATGTAGagggagaaaaagagggtttaTACCCTCTTTGAGCCAACAAAAGAGATGACCTTTATCAAGAAGAAAAAAACCAGCCACCCATGACACCATTGAGAGGGTTTTCTGCACCTTTGGAGCTGGACCATCAAGAAAAGAAGGGGAAATTTCTAGGAGgaggaagctagaagaagaagaagaagagtaagaCAAAGAAGAGAAGATTTCTATCATCTTGGCTTGTCTTTCTAAACTCTCTTTtccaataattttatttttcttatcttGAACTCTTGAGAAAATGTTGAATATATGTTGTGGTGATATGGGTATTTTGACTATGAGCTAATTTGTTTGTGTTAGGtatattgatgaaccctaatttgtaaTCAACCCCAAGTTGGTAAGTGTTTTATGCAAATTTTCTCTTGTTCATTTAAGCTATATTTATTATGAAAACTcttgcttgagaatgatcaacttaggTGAGAAACAAGCTAGTTTTAATTCCAAAAGGGTTAGAATTGgtggaaatgcttgattgatgcatgttgataacTTTGTTATTGATTAGTGGATAACTTAGggatattttattcaccttgcaaacGTGAAGGATTGATGCTtgaaattatgttcttgaaattaaatttagcataggagtatgtgaatttaattgatggaactttaacatgagcatttggaaaaaacatgtgcattaaattggaaatcctagttacaagagaactttgctatgaactttgttgcaacatTAGGGGAAAAATTACAAATTAGGTGGATTTGATATGTCTAACTTTTATCATAATATTACTCACAATTTGTCATTTTCTAGCTTTAGTATTCAAAACCTATTTTAATTGTcttgttaagttttttttttacttcaattaattaaatcatcaaaaaaaaaattaattgtaccCCAAACTGTTTGGTGTTGATTTTTACAATATCTATTTCTCTATCCTTGAGGAGATAATAAAAATTACtttcactttattacttgtttgacgattgtgtacacttgccCACACTTAGGaaattcgcaacaagtttttggtgccgttgccggggattgctTAAAGTCAATTATTGTAAAGTTAATTATCTTgcaattttgtttaatttttattttgtgctAACTTGGGTGATTCTTGTGAAAAAATTAAGGTTTACATAGTGTATGAGCGAGAATCAAGGCCCTGAACTACTTCCCATTGATCCAGAAATTGAGCGTACATTTAGAAGAAAGCGAaagatacaaaaataaaaaagggaAGTAGTAGTGATGGATGCTGAGCAAGGGGCTCAATAGGGAGCCACTCAGAGGGCAGCAAATCTATCAGGAGCTGCTCAAGGGGCGGTAAATCTAGCTGGAGCCACTCATGTTCCACCAGTAAATTTTGCAGGAGCTGCTCAAGATTGAGGAGCTCAAGAGGGAGTATCTGCCAATAATGGTCAAAATGCAGTTATTGTGGTTGATGACAGAGATTGTGCTATCAGTCAATATGCTCTCCCCCTCTTCAATGAGCTCAATCTGGGCATCATTAGACCAGAAATTCAGGCAACCCAGTTTGAATTAAAGCCAGTCATGTTCCAGATGCTTCAAACTGTGGGCCAGTTTAGTGGGATGCCAacaaaggatcctcaccttcacctTCGCTTGTTCATTGAAGTGAGTGACTCTTTCAAGATGCCTAGAGTGACAGAGGATGCACTGAGACTAAAGTTGTTTCCATACTCCTTGAGAGAGAGTGCTAGAGCTTGGTTGAACTTTTTACCATCTGAGTCTATGAGTACTTGGCAGGAGTTGACTGAGTAGTTTTTTATGAAGTATTTTCCTCCCACTAAAAATTCCAAGCTCCGCAATGAGATTACTTCATTTCAACAACTTGATGAAGAATCTTTATATGAGGCATGGGAGTGGTTTAAGAAGTTGTTGCGCAAATGCCCTAACCATGGCATTCCTCATTGCATCCAGATGGAGACCTTTTATAACGGT from Humulus lupulus chromosome 5, drHumLupu1.1, whole genome shotgun sequence encodes the following:
- the LOC133779158 gene encoding uncharacterized protein LOC133779158, which encodes MSENQGPELLPIDPEIELIVVDDRDCAISQYALPLFNELNLGIIRPEIQATQFELKPVMFQMLQTVGQFSGMPTKDPHLHLRLFIEVSDSFKMPRVTEDALRLKLFPYSLRESARAWLNFLPSESMSTWQELTE